TGTACTTTTTAGCCATCCCGCCGATTTCACACCGGTTTGTACTACAGAATTCGTCGCTTTTCAAAACCTTTATAAGGAATTTCGTGCAATTAATTGCGAATTAATTGGCATGAGCATAGATCAGGTATTCTCTCATATCAAATGGGAAGAATGGATTAAAGAAAACATCGGAGTAGAAATTGAGTTTCCTATCATAGCCGATACAGGCGCCGTTGCCAACCGTTTGGGTCTTATCCATCCCGGAAAAGACTCTAATACTGTAAGAGCGGTATTTATAGTAGACGATAAAGGCAATATCCGCATAATTCTTTATTATCCGCAGGAACTAGGCCGCAATATGCAAGAAATTTTACGAGCTGTAAAAGGAATGCAATATAGCGACAGCAACAAATGCGCCATGCCCGCAGATTGGCCAAATAACGGCATAATCGGCGACCATGTAATCGTTCCGCCACCTAAAGACATTCAAGGCGCAAATGAACGAAAAGCAAAAGCTAAATCCGGAGAAATGGAATGTTACGACTGGTGGTTCTGCCATCGTAAGGGATAATAGCTTTAGAATACCAAAATCCTTAGCGCTCACCCTCAAGGGTGAGCGCTTTTTGCTTGACAATCATTGCGGGAAACTTAGGAGTGAAGAGTATAATCTAAAAATATGGAGTTTAATGAATGCATAGATATTTTTTCCTCGTTCTATTGCTTGTAACAATAATAAGCCTAAGTAGTCAAGAGGCAGCGCGAATTGGAAAGCGTAGCTACACTGAGGATGAGTTAAATCAGGGTTTTGAAGCATATCTAAGCTATTTGAATATTGGCAATATCAGCCATCAGGATTCATTAGCGCTATTTTCCCAATACTTTAAGCAACTAATTGGCATGTATATATATAATATGGCAATTGTCGACAGTGCCATCCAGGTTGATGAGGCGGAGCTGGAAAAGGAGATTCGAGAAAATCCTCCCGAAGGGATATATCAGATGGAAGAATTTAAGAGTGAGGGAAAATTTGACTTCAACAAATATCACCAAGCCTTAGATGATAATTTGGAATTCAAACATAGTGTAATGGGATACAGCCGTGAAGCTTTTGCCTATCATAAGCTCTTGCAAAGCATACGTAATAAAGCTGTTATCGACACAAATGCAGTAGAAAAACGATGGTTAGAGGCCGGCAGCACTGCCGATGCAAAAATAATAAAGTTTGATTACAGCGGATTGGTTGATATCGAGGTCGAAATTGAAGAAGCGCTCAAGCTTTATGAGGAGAATAAGCAAGACTATTTAAGGACAAACGGTAGAAAAATCAAGTATGTAGCATTTTCTGGGCTTAGCTCGCGTGAGCTGGCTGGGAGTCGACAGGAATTTGAACAGAAAAGCAAACAATTGCACGAGTTTGCTCAAAAGCTGGGTCTAGAAAAAGCAGCGGAAAAATTGGGATATCAAGTAACGGATAGTGCATTTTTTTGCATTGATGACGAGATCATTAGAGGCATTGGCAAAGATTCAAA
This genomic window from Candidatus Cloacimonadota bacterium contains:
- a CDS encoding peroxiredoxin; the protein is MDTQGMPLLGDKFPELKVLTTRGKMTLPNDLAGKWFVLFSHPADFTPVCTTEFVAFQNLYKEFRAINCELIGMSIDQVFSHIKWEEWIKENIGVEIEFPIIADTGAVANRLGLIHPGKDSNTVRAVFIVDDKGNIRIILYYPQELGRNMQEILRAVKGMQYSDSNKCAMPADWPNNGIIGDHVIVPPPKDIQGANERKAKAKSGEMECYDWWFCHRKG
- a CDS encoding SurA N-terminal domain-containing protein gives rise to the protein MHRYFFLVLLLVTIISLSSQEAARIGKRSYTEDELNQGFEAYLSYLNIGNISHQDSLALFSQYFKQLIGMYIYNMAIVDSAIQVDEAELEKEIRENPPEGIYQMEEFKSEGKFDFNKYHQALDDNLEFKHSVMGYSREAFAYHKLLQSIRNKAVIDTNAVEKRWLEAGSTADAKIIKFDYSGLVDIEVEIEEALKLYEENKQDYLRTNGRKIKYVAFSGLSSRELAGSRQEFEQKSKQLHEFAQKLGLEKAAEKLGYQVTDSAFFCIDDEIIRGIGKDSKLVKNIFAHAINTLLPIYTNPVGDIFIIQVAEEKQEFYIPFELEQSILMGKAKALKRKEALKEKVSTFITEHKQDEYLNAAVGEGFKIIEAKNIRQDSLIEGIGKIEKLNLAILSSEEMSFSPLVEENGLYYIAWVTRRVIRTKRSWNAQKNTILAAALNQAQDDYLAKWYSNRQEKLDIVYPSMLQNLDQ